The genomic segment CTTGTCAAGCTCACCATTAGCAGCCGCCTTAATGATCTTGTCCGTTTCTGCCAAAAGCTCGCTCATCATTTTAACCACAGCGTTCAGATTGTTTTTGATGACGTTGTACTGGCCCTTGTACTCTACCGTGATCTCAGGCGGGATAATCCCCTTGCTGACTTTTTCCACGTAATCGGCCGTAACCATCAGAGGATTGACAATGTTGGTGACGATCTCGTTTATACCAACTACCAGTTGCTTCCACCCGCCAACAAACAGATCGGCATTGGCACGCTTGTCAAGCACACCATCAGCAGCAGCTTTGATTACATGATTCGCCTCATTAAGAAGACCGCTCATTGTATCGATGCAGGCATTGAGGTTATTCTTGATCTCATTAAAGTCACCGTTATAAATGTCGGTGATCTTCGGGGGAATATCTCCCTTACTTATTCTGTCTACATATTCAGCTGTGACATTGATGGGTACTTATTCTGTCTACATATTCAGCTGTGACATTGATGGGTCCGACAAAGGCATCGCACAAATTGTTGACGCCTCCGATCAGCTTACCCCATCCGCCGGCAAACCTGGCTGCTTCGCCGCGTGTTGCCAACTGACCTGCTACTGTCGCATTGACCAGTTTGTCTGTTTCTGCCAGAAGACCGCTCATTGTATCGATGCAGGCATTGAGGTTATTCTTGATCTCATTAAAGTCACCGTTATAAATGTCGGTGATCTTCGGGGGAATATCTCCCTTACTTATTCTGTCCCAGAAGACCGCTCATTGTATCGATGCAGGCATTGAGGTTATTCTTGATCTCATTAAAGTCACCGTTATAAATGTCGGTGATCTTCGGGGGAATATCTCCCTTACTTATTCTGTCCACATATTCAGCCGTGACATTGAGAGGACCGATGACTGCATCAAGGGTTTCATTGAAACCTTTCAGAATTTTACGATATACACCTTGAAGTTTTTCCGCATCTGCCCTGGTTGCAAGCTTACCTTCTTTGGCTGCACCGATAATGACTCCTGTTTCATCAACAAGCGTATTCAATGTATCTATACACTGATTAAGGTTATTTTTAATCTCATTAAAGTCACCTTTGTACTCATCTGTAATCCTCTGTGGTGTATCCCCCTTGCTGATCCTGTCCACATACTCTGCCGCCACGTTTAGAGGCCCGATGACTGCGTCGAGGGTCTGATTAACGCCTTCCACGATCTTTTTATATTCTCCCTGATGTTTTGATGCATCTGCTCTTGTTGCCAGTTTACCTTCTAAAGCAGCCTTAGCCAGCATACCGGTATCGTTTATCAGCAATTCAACAGTCTCCATGCATCCCATGACTGCAGGCAGCAGGTGATCTTCTTCGCTTCTTTTGCCCACCTTTTTCAGTTCTGCAAGCTCAGAAGTATTTCCTACAGCTATCTCGTTGATCTGTCTTGTTACGCCACGTAAACGGTCTCTCACCTCATTTGTTGCCTTGGCTATGGATGCAAATATTCCCTGATAGTTGCCTTCCACTGTCTTTGAATGGTCGTTGACCGTCATCCGGTGTAATACCGCATCAGACTCAACCAAGCCCTGGAGTCCATCTATACAGTTGTTCAGGTTGTTCTTGATCTCGTTGAAGTCTCCATTGTATGTGTCGGTGATTTTCTGGGGGATTTCGCCCTTGCTGATCCTGTCTACATATTCGGCTGCTACGTTCAATGGCCCTATAACTGCGTCGAGGGTCTGATTAACACCTTCCACGATCTTTTTGTATTCTCCCTGATGTTTGCTTGCATCTGCCCTTGTTGCCAGTTTACCTTCTAAAGCAGCTTTAGCAAGCATGCCGGTATCGTTTATCAGCAATTCAACGGTCTCCATGCATCCCATGACTGCAGGCAGCAGGTGATCTTCTTCGCTTCTCTTACCCACCTTTTTCAGTTCTGCAAGCTCAGAAGTATTGCCGACAGCTATCTCGTTAATTTGTCTTGTCACACCACGCAAGCGGTCTCTTACCTCATTTGTTGCCTTGGCTATAGATGCATATATTCCCTGATAGTTGCCTTCCACTGTCTTTGAATGGTCGTTGACCGTCATCCGGTGTAATACCGCATCAGACTCAACCAAGCCCTGGAGTCCGTCTATACAGTTGTTCAGGTTGTTCTTGATCTCATTGAAGTCTCCATTGTATGTGTCGGTGATCTTCTGGGGGATTTCACCCTTGCTGATACGATCTACATATTCAGCCGCCACATTCAATGGCCCGATGACGGCATTAAGGGTCTGGTTAACACCTTCAACGATCTTTTTGTAGTCTCCCTGATGTTTGCTTGCATCGGCACGGGTTGCCAGTTTACCCTGTACTGCCGCATCTACAAGCATACCTGCATCGGCCACGAGGGCATTCAGAGGATTTGTGAAAGCTTCAATAATACCATTTACAGACTGCACAATTGTTTTGAGTCCATCATCGACCTTGGCTGTGTCACAGCGTTCACTCAACTTCCCGCCTGCAATAGCGCTACATACCCGATCTAATTCACTTTGAAGCAACTGAACTTTTCCGCTACTTAACATACCCGATCCCTCCTTTTTGTTTGCTCCTTATTATCTAAAGCCATCTTTTTCTTCTGATATCCATTATTTTGGTTTATTCTATTTGTCTGTCCCATTGTTTATATCTCCTCCATTCTTTGTTTCAAAACACCTTTGATGCACTCGTAAATAGTCGTGCTCCGTTAAAAGCATTGCAATGCCATGCTGCTTTTCATGTTTTTCAGCGTTGTTGTCATCATCTCACGCGCCCTTTCCATGATTGGTGTTTCGTGACCCGGATAGATAGTATGAATGTTTCTTCTCGTAATCTTCTCAAAGGCGCTGATAAACTCTACAGAATATGAACCGCCTACGGTCATGATCCGGACCGGCGTATCGCCCGAAAAGAGCGCCTTTTCTTTCTCGCAGTAGAGGCATACGGAGTCGCTGGAATGACCCGGCGTATGTATTACCTCGAACTCCCGGTCACCCATGCTGATAATCTGACCGTCTTTCAGAACTTCATCTACACCTTCAGAATCCTTATAGGCGTATATCTTCGTGTTATATCTCGATTTTATCTCCCTTATACCTCCTGCATGGTCGAAATGGTTATGGGTAATTACGACCTGTTCGACCGGCTTTTTTCCTACGCCGGTGTTTATTGTCTCGATCTCTTCAATAATAGATCCGTCGGTTCCAACATCCACCAGGGTATTGATATCCTGCATGGTATTCCAGCTTCCAAGCACCAGATAGGAATTGCAGGAATAAATACGGTTATCGCCTCTCAGGGGTATGACTTTCATTTCATCCTTTCGATGAAGACAGTGAATAGTCGTTAGTGAATAGTGAATAATTTAAAGAAAGCAAATAGTGATTCATATCGCCTATTGCCTGCCTTCCTGCCAAAGCAGGTTTGTCAAAAGCAAAACCTCTATTTTCTTTTATTTTGCCGCCCGCTATCGCTCGACAAATGCGGACAAGGGCGGATGAATATTGATGAATAGTGTTTTGATAGCCGGTGACATTGCCGCCTATCAAATATTCAGCCCTAACGGGCGAATATATTAAATTTTTACTCTGCCCTAAGGGCATGGAGTATATCGGGTGCCAGGTCGGCAGCCGATATGAAATACTGTCCAGCTTTTGTCTGCGTCCGTCTGCGGCTGAATAAAAAAGGTTTTTCATGCAGCCTTTGAGAATACCCTTGCCTTTATTTCGATATTAGGGTTTGCATTTGCATTTATTTCTTCTTATATATCTGTCCATCAGAGGCTACCTGGTCGAACAGATGGTTCAGTTCCTGGGGCATCTTCTGGGTTTGTTCGGAAGCAAAATACCCTCCGGGCGCAAGGGATTCATGGAACATCCGCATTACCTTGACACGCTCATCCTGCTGGAAGTGAAGGAGGACATTCTTGCACATGATAAGGCTGAAATCGTTGCCGATGGGTTGAAAAGACAGGAGGTTGTGTTTCTGAAATACAATTCTCTCCTTTATGGCGCTTGCAATCTGGAAATAGCCGGGCTTGCCGTTCGGTGCAAAATAATTTTTGAATATCTCTTCGGGAATCCTCTTGAGTTCATCTTCCGGATAAATGCCGTTCTTTATGATAGTCCCGAATGTATCCTGTTCATCAATATCCGTTGCGTAGAGAGTGAGGTTTTTGAATGAAAAATGGCCCATGTTTTCAGCAAGTATAATTGCAAGGGAGTATGGCTCGGGTCCCATGGCGCATCCCGCATCCCAGACCTTGATGCGGCTTCTGCCCATGGCATAGGGGATAACGTGCCTTACGGCAAGGTCAAGTATCTGTATGTCGCGAAAAAAGAATGTAAATGCCATAATCAATACCTCAAATCTGTTTTCTGTGTTTTCAATTAAACACCGCCTCTGAAAGCCCGACATTTTGTATCATCTTCAGAACATCCACAATAAGCGCCACACTCCCGTTGCCCAGTATGGTTGCGCCGGATATGCCTTCTATATCACTGTAAAGCTTCCCGAGGTTCTTGATTACCGTCTGGTGCTCCCCAATAACATTATCAACAACAAAGCCGATCCGCTCTCCGTTGGCGCCGGTAATAACAATTTGTTCCACGGCAGGGGGTTCGCCTTTGATATTGAATTCTTTTCTAAGGTTGATGTATGGAACGATCTCTCCACGGACATGGGCAATATTCCTTCCGTGTGATTTCCGTATATCCTCACGGGTAAGCTCCACACACTCCTCAACAATGGAGAGCGGAAGTACAAAATGGTCTTCTCCGATATTGACAAGGAGTCCTTCCACTATAGCCAGCGTAAGAGGCAACTTCACAGTAACGGTTGTACCTTTGCCCTTCTCGCTATGTATATCAATGGAACCACGTAATGTTTCTATTGCCCTCTTCACCACATCCATGCCTACTCCCCTTCCGGACACACTTGTCACGGTCTGTGCCGTGGAGAATCCCGGTGCAAAAATGAGACGTTGCAGCTCCTTTTCAGAGAGCTCGCTCCCCTGAGAAACGAGGCCCTTTTCAATCGCTTTGGCCCGTATGGTGTCTCCATCCAATCCTTTGCCGTCATCTTTTATCTGAAGCACCACGTTTCCGCCTGAATGGGCGGCAGTCAGGTGAATAGTGCCCGCTCTCGGCTTTCCCTGTGAAATCCGTATATCAGGGGTTTCTATGCCGTGGTCTATGCAGTTTCTGATGAGATGGACCATGGGGTCATTTAATTTTTCAATGACCGTCTTATCCAATTCCGTCTCTGCGCCCTCCGTAGTAAGCTCAATCTCCTTACCAAGTTCCTGTGATAAATCCCTCACTAACCTTTTGAATCTTCCGAAGGTGGTTCCTATGGGAAGCATACGGATATTCAGGGTATTGTCTCTCAGTTCCGACGTCAACCTCTCTACTTCTTCTGCAATAGAGATAAGCTCAGCGCCAGCAAAAGCCAAGGCTGTCTGGGTAAGCCTTGCCTGAACGGTTACCATTTCACCTACAAGGTTTACCAGGATGTCGAGTTTGTCTGCAGGCACCCGTATACTGGAAGTCTCTTCCTTTGCCTGGGTCTTTTCTTTCAACTTTCGTATCTGCTGCTGTTCCATAAGGGCTGATTCTATCCTGTCAGGCGTGACAAGTCCCTTTTCAACAAGTATTTCACCGATATACTTTTTTTCCTGGAGCACCTCCTCCAATTGTTCTTCCTGTATATCGCCCCGTTCAATGAGGATTTCGCCAAGCTTCTTATATGTTTCATCAAAGGGCGAGGCGGATTTACTGTCAATAACATCTATCTTGAGTTCACAATCATCCTCCATGAAGATGAAAATATCCCTTATGGCATCGATCCCCCGATCAGTGGAAAGGATGATGTCCCAGGAGGTATAACAGTGCTCGGGATTGATATCTTCCAGAACGGGAATCCTGTCTGCATGTGATATTACCTGGCATTCCCCCAGGGAACGGAGTTCATCGAGTAAACGCAGGGGGCTTGTCCCTGTGAAGAAAATTCCCGGGGCAGGGGTAAAGCAGATGCGATAGATAACAGATTCTCCATCATTATTTGAATAGGCAGGAGGTGAAACCCCGATAGAAGGAGAGGGCTTTGTCGGGGAGGTGGTTGATTCTCCTCCTGACGCTAAACGGTGGAATGCAGAAACAGTTACCGCAAGCTCAGCAGGGGCTTCACCCGGAGAGGTTGTTAAAAGTTCTCGTATCTGGTCTTTTGCAGTAAGAGTGAGATTGATAAGCTCCAGGGTGACAGGTATTTTCCCGTCGCGCACCTTGTCGTAAACTGTCTCTATCTCGTGGGTAAATGAGGCAATATCCTCAAAACCGAACATGGCGCCTGAGCCCTTGATGGTATGCATGGCACGGAAGACCCTGCCGATAATGTCATTGTCATCGGGGCTTTCTTCCAGTTCAAGGAGCGACGTCTCAAGCTCCGCAAGAAGTTCATAAGCCTCTTCTTTAAATGCTTCTCTGTGAGCATCTATCATCCAAGCACCTTCTTTATGACAGCAACAAGCTGTTCAGGTTTAAATGGTTTTACTATCCATCCTGTGGCGCCTGCCTGTTTGCCTTCCATCTTTTTAGATTCCTGGGATTCAGTTGTGAGCAGAATAATGGGAATAAACTTATATGCCGGATTTGCCCTTAACCCTTTTACCAGACCTATGCCGTCGAGATTGGGCATATTGAGGTCTGTAATCACCATATGAACAGGGTCGCCGTTTAGCTTGGATAAGGCATCTTTGCCGTCTACTGCTTCAACAACCTCATATCCTGCCCCTTTCAGGGTGAATGTCACCATCTGCCTGATACTTGCAGAATCATCTACTGCGAGAATCCTTTTACTCATGGGATGCCTCCGACCAGAAACATTTCTCGTTGCCGGCACACCCCGTATGACGGACACATCCTGCCTGCAGGAGAATCTCTGTGATAACAGAGGCACGGCTATAGTTCAGGGTGACTATTTTCCCTGCCTGCATGGCACTTTTGTGTAATGCACAGAGAAGCTGGAGACATGAGAGGTCAGCCTCTGAAACCTCCTCTATATTAAGGGAAAGGTAGTCTCTATTTGCAAGCAACTCCAGCAGAAGCGACTTTGCCTCCAGGGCACATTCGATTGTCATTGCACCAACGAGCCTTACGTGCTTTCCATTATCGTGTACTTCCATAATACAATCCCCCTTTGTAAAAAAGTCCTGCATTGCCTCTATGTTTTTTACCGGATTTTTTACCGGCTGCATTAATAAACACTAATTTAAACCTTTCATCACATCCCGGAGTACCTTCGTGGAGACACATTTTTCATAGTAATATGCTGCCCCTATAGAAAGGGCTTCCTCTGTCACCTTGGAGTCTCCATATCCTGTCAGGAGCACTATGCCCGTCATTGCGTTGTTTTCCTTGATACGCTTCAGGATTTGGAGTTCTTTTTCGCCCAGAGAATTCGTAAACTTAAGCCCTACTATCACAAATTCGTACTCCCGCATGTTCAGCAATGTTAGAGCCTCTTCCATCGTCTCTGCAACATCGATTGCAGTTCCATGGTCCTGTATCAGTTTTCTTGACTCAGGCAGGATGGTTGCTTCATCATCAACAATGAGTACACGTTTTTTCATATACCTTCCTTTTTATA from the Pseudomonadota bacterium genome contains:
- a CDS encoding MBL fold metallo-hydrolase, giving the protein MKVIPLRGDNRIYSCNSYLVLGSWNTMQDINTLVDVGTDGSIIEEIETINTGVGKKPVEQVVITHNHFDHAGGIREIKSRYNTKIYAYKDSEGVDEVLKDGQIISMGDREFEVIHTPGHSSDSVCLYCEKEKALFSGDTPVRIMTVGGSYSVEFISAFEKITRRNIHTIYPGHETPIMERAREMMTTTLKNMKSSMALQCF
- a CDS encoding chemotaxis protein CheR, with the translated sequence MAFTFFFRDIQILDLAVRHVIPYAMGRSRIKVWDAGCAMGPEPYSLAIILAENMGHFSFKNLTLYATDIDEQDTFGTIIKNGIYPEDELKRIPEEIFKNYFAPNGKPGYFQIASAIKERIVFQKHNLLSFQPIGNDFSLIMCKNVLLHFQQDERVKVMRMFHESLAPGGYFASEQTQKMPQELNHLFDQVASDGQIYKKK
- a CDS encoding chemotaxis protein CheA, with protein sequence MIDAHREAFKEEAYELLAELETSLLELEESPDDNDIIGRVFRAMHTIKGSGAMFGFEDIASFTHEIETVYDKVRDGKIPVTLELINLTLTAKDQIRELLTTSPGEAPAELAVTVSAFHRLASGGESTTSPTKPSPSIGVSPPAYSNNDGESVIYRICFTPAPGIFFTGTSPLRLLDELRSLGECQVISHADRIPVLEDINPEHCYTSWDIILSTDRGIDAIRDIFIFMEDDCELKIDVIDSKSASPFDETYKKLGEILIERGDIQEEQLEEVLQEKKYIGEILVEKGLVTPDRIESALMEQQQIRKLKEKTQAKEETSSIRVPADKLDILVNLVGEMVTVQARLTQTALAFAGAELISIAEEVERLTSELRDNTLNIRMLPIGTTFGRFKRLVRDLSQELGKEIELTTEGAETELDKTVIEKLNDPMVHLIRNCIDHGIETPDIRISQGKPRAGTIHLTAAHSGGNVVLQIKDDGKGLDGDTIRAKAIEKGLVSQGSELSEKELQRLIFAPGFSTAQTVTSVSGRGVGMDVVKRAIETLRGSIDIHSEKGKGTTVTVKLPLTLAIVEGLLVNIGEDHFVLPLSIVEECVELTREDIRKSHGRNIAHVRGEIVPYINLRKEFNIKGEPPAVEQIVITGANGERIGFVVDNVIGEHQTVIKNLGKLYSDIEGISGATILGNGSVALIVDVLKMIQNVGLSEAVFN
- a CDS encoding response regulator — protein: MSKRILAVDDSASIRQMVTFTLKGAGYEVVEAVDGKDALSKLNGDPVHMVITDLNMPNLDGIGLVKGLRANPAYKFIPIILLTTESQESKKMEGKQAGATGWIVKPFKPEQLVAVIKKVLG
- a CDS encoding STAS domain-containing protein, with the translated sequence MEVHDNGKHVRLVGAMTIECALEAKSLLLELLANRDYLSLNIEEVSEADLSCLQLLCALHKSAMQAGKIVTLNYSRASVITEILLQAGCVRHTGCAGNEKCFWSEASHE
- a CDS encoding response regulator, coding for MKKRVLIVDDEATILPESRKLIQDHGTAIDVAETMEEALTLLNMREYEFVIVGLKFTNSLGEKELQILKRIKENNAMTGIVLLTGYGDSKVTEEALSIGAAYYYEKCVSTKVLRDVMKGLN